Below is a window of Syntrophomonas wolfei subsp. wolfei str. Goettingen G311 DNA.
TCCTTTTGTCTCTTCAACAAAAAGGGTAGTATATTTTGGGGGTGCTGGCGATGATTTTTTTTCCAATTTACTGCTGTATTTTTAACTTGCCATTCGCTGTATTTTTATTGTGCCATAAACACCATGAGCTAAATGCCTGCCGTTATTGTCATTAACCATCGCCTCGGTTATACAGATACTTCTTCCTGCTTTTATCAATTTCCCTTCAACGATAAGACGGCCTTCTTTTACCGGTGCTAAATTATCTACACTAACATCCATAGAAATATAACCGGCATTTTCTTCAACATGACAATAAACCGCCCAATATGCGGCAGTGTCGATAAGCGAGGAATAAACGCCTCCATGAATACCTCCAAAGGGGTTAAGGTGTTTCCTCTCCAGATCAACCAAAACCTTGGAATAGCCTATACCCAACTCATAGATCTGCATAGACAGCAGTTGGAAGTAGGGCCCCCGGTTGATAAGGTCAATAACTTCTTTAATATGATCCGGATTAATCAATCGCAAAATAACTCCTCCTTAACGCAAATTACGCACGTACGCTCGTTCATATAATGACAAACAAATATACCTTAGAAGATACTTGGGATAATTTAATCGTTGACGACTAATAACCCAACAGCCAATGTTTTGTGGAAAGAGAGGACCATTTCTATCATTTCCTCTTTTGTTATAGCCTTGAGAACTACCCATTTGTATAACGAGAATTTTTCAATGGCTAATATGGAGTGTGCGATAGGGGAGACCGGGACATTTTTAAATACACCTTTTTTAATACCGTATTCAATATTTCTTGAGTAAAACTCTAGCAGCCTATCCTCGAATTGTTTTAAACATTGATCAATAGGAGCACTTGATCCAGCAACTCGACTATATATCTCCGACAAGGTTTCATTTTGAGCAAAAACCTCCATGGTTAATCGCTTAGTCTCGATAAATCGCTCATACAAGTCCTTTTCTACCAAATAGTACTCGCTTATACTCGAGATAATTTGTTTGGCAAAGTCCTCAAGAAGGTTTTTTAAAATATCTTCCTTGTCAACAAAATAATTATAAAAAGTACCTGTTCCAACTTCTGACAGAGCGATAATATCGCGGATTGATGTATTGTAGTAGCCCTTTTCAATGAATAAATCTAAAGAACATGTTAATATCTTCTGTCGTCTTTCTTTATTTTGCTTTTCTAGTGGAATTGGCATTTTGTTCCCTCCGAGCGAGCATTCGTTCATTTCTAATCTTATAATATATTGCCTCAAATGTAAATAAATTAGTACTGTGACTCCACTGCAAAAAGTTATTAATATTCATTGGCTTGTATAAATATACCGCTCAATTCCCTTAAAAGCGACCGAAGGGTATGTGGGGAACGACCCCCGTGTTGTTTCGAATCAGGCGCAACAACCTTAACAGCGACTGCAAAACATGGTAAGATAAAGCGCCATGATCACTAAAAGTGGTTGTACTTTTTGTAATTAAATGATATAATGCGCCTGTAAATAATGTGCGAGGTGGATGCTCGTGTATCGTCTAGCGATAGAACAGCTTTATACATGGAAAGCAAAAAAGAACAAAAAGCCTTTAATCATTCGTGGTGCCAGGCAGGTAGGTAAAACATGGCTGATGAAAGAATTCGCTAACGCAGCCTACGAAAGCAGCGTCTATGTCAGCTTTGACAACAATCAGCGAATGCAAGATTTATTTACAGTGAACTTCGATGTAGAGCGCATTATTACCGGATTGGAACTTTATGCTGGACAAAAAATAAATCCCCAAAGCACAGTTCTTATTTTTGATGAAATACAAGAAGTCCCCAAAGCTTTGACCGCGTTAAAATATTTTAATGAGAATACACCTCAATATCAAATTATCTGTGCTGGTTCAATGCTCGGTGTCGCACTGCGTCAGGGTACATCTTTTCCGGTTGGGAAGGTGGAATTCTTAGACTTATATCCTTTATCCTTCACTGAATTTATGCTGGCAATGGGCAAAGAGCAATTTGTTGATTTGCTGCATAAGGGTGATTTTAATATGGTGACAACTTTTAAGACAAGCTTTTTCGATCTTTTGAAGTTCTATTACTATGTTGGCGGGATGCCGGAAGTGGTTCAAAACTTTGCGGAAAACAAGGATTTTAACGAGGTACGGGAGATTCAGCAGCGAATTTTGGATGCCTATGAGCAGGATTTTTCCAAGCACGCGCCCAATGAAGTTGTGCCGAGAATACGGATGTTATGGAACAGCATTCCTGCGCAACTAACTAAAGAGAATAAGAAATTTATATATGGTTTAATCAGGGAAGGAGCTAGAGCAAAGGAATATGAACTTGCCCTGCTATGGCTAAATGATTGCGGTCTAGTTCATAAGGTACATAGAGTAACGAAGCCCCTTCTGCCACTGAAAGCCTATGAGGAATTAAAAGCTTTCAAACTATTTTTAGTGGATGTGGGTTTGCTTTCTTGTATGCTTCGCTTGAAGCAGGACACTCTTCTTGATGGTAATGAACTATTCAAGGAATTCAAAGGTTCTTTGACTGAGCAATATGTATTGCAGCAGCTTAAAACGCTGAAAGACATCGGGATTTATTACTGGACAAATGATCGCGGAAGCGCAGAGATAGATTTTATTGTTGATAATGGCAGACAGGTTATCCCTATTGAAGTAAAAGCAGAAGTAAATCTGCAAGCAAAAAGCTTAAAAAGCTATCGGGGAAAATTCAATCCGGCAATATCTATACGTACTTCGATGGCAGATTATAAAAAAGAAGAATGGTTATTGAATCTACCGTTGTATGCGGTGGAGCTGATGAATACTGCTGTTGCTCACTTTCTTTGTGAACACTTTGAAGGAAAAATTGATGTTGACCGGTGATCGCCCTTACCGTAAGGCTATGAGCCCCGAGGCTGTGATGGAGGAAATCCCCACTATTCGTTTAGAAAATGAAATTGAACGGAGTTTTGAGATGGATAAAATTGAACTTATTGCTACCGCTACTTTTGGGCTGGAAGCTATTGTAGCCCGGGAAGTGCGCAAACTGGGTTTTGACGAGGTGAAGGTGGAAAATGCCCGGGTTACCTTTCTGGCCTCCCTGGCGGATATTTGCCGGGCCAATCTCTGGTTGCGCAGTGCTGACCGGGTGCTGGTCAAGATGGGAGAATTCCCGGCCCGTTCTTTTACTGAGCTTTTTGATCAGACCCGCGAATTACCCTGGTCCGATTGGCTGCCGGCCAATGCCAACTTCCCGGTGCAGGGAAAGTCCATCCGCTCCAAGTTGTTCAGTGTGCCCGATTGCCAGGCGATTGTCAAAAAGGCCGTGGTGGAGAGCTTGAAGGGCCGTTATCACCAGGAATGGTTTGAGGAAAGCGGGCCTCGTTATACGATAGAAGTAGCCTTGCTTAAAGACATAGCCACCCTGACTCTGGATAGCAGTGGGGCGGGACTGCACAAGCGCGGCTATCGCCAGCTGTCCAGCGCAGCCCCGCTCAAAGAAACCCTGGCCGCAGCCATGATAGACTTAAGTCGCTGGCACCCGGACCGGCTGATGTTCGACCCCTTCTGTGGTTCCGGCACCATCCCCATTGAAGCGGCGATGATAGCTTTAAACCAGGCACCAGGTCTTAAGCGAGAATTTGCAGCGGAGAAATGGCCGGTAATTCCCCAAAAACATTGGCTTGATGCTAGAAGTGAAGCCAATGACCTGCTTAAGCGGGATTTGACCTTGAAGATTCGGGGGACCGATATAAATAAGGAGGTTCTGAGCCTGGCCCGCTATCATGCTCGCCAGGCCGGGTTGGAGAAGCATATTCATTTCCAGCAGATGCCGGTAAACCAGCTTCAAACCCGGGAAAAGTATGGATTTCTAATATGCAATCCTCCTTACGGTCAACGGCTGGAAGACCTGCCTTCGGTGGAAAAGCTGTACCGGGATATGGCCAGTGTTTTTAAAAAGAACCTGGAAACCTGGTCTTTCTATATACTAACTGCGCATAAAGATTTTGAACATGTATTTGGACGCCGCGCGGATAAGAGAAGGAAACTTTATAACGGTCGGATAGAGACCCATTTCTACCAGTTCTTTGGTCCTAAACCACCCCGGCGTAAGCATGAAGCGGAGATGCTTGAAAATGATTTTGATAAAGCTGGGCAGGGGAAAGGACTTATTTAGCGAATATTCCATATGGCTAAATTATTCGTAAGATGGTAAAAAAACGGGAAGGTGATGAAGTGCAGTCAGAACTTATGCGTATTTTGGCGGAGAAGCAGGAACGCAAAGAAAACATAGCGCTGGTTACCGTAATATCTTCCAATAGCCCGAGGGGTTGCCGAGCAGGGGAGATGATGCTGGTAGACCGTTTTGGCTATATAATTGGCGATGGCATTGGGGACAGCTTGTTGCAGGAAAATGCCCAAAGAGAAGCCCAGATTTGTATAAATGAAGGGATTTCCCGTAGAGTGATTCTCCCTTCGGAAGAGGGTATGACCGAGGTCTTCATAAATGCTTTTTGTCATCGCGACCAGTTGATAATAGTAGGCTCGGGTAATGTGGCTTTAAATGTTTATAGAATTGCCTCTATTGTGGGCTACAGCATAACTGTCATTGACAATAGGGCAGAAACGCTTAGCCGGGAAAGATTTCCCGAGGCCAAGGAACTGCTGCTGGGAGATATTGTTGAGTTGCTCAAAGCCTATAATATTGACGAAAACACCAGTATCGTTCTGCTAAGTTACCATCATGAATTTGATGAAGCGGCCTTGCTGACGGTAATCCATTCTCCAGCCAGGTATATTGGCATTATGGGCAATAAACACAAGGTAACCGCTTATTTTAGTAAGTTAAATGAATTAAATATTGCCGAGGAATTAATAAGCCGGGTTCATGTGCCGGTGGGTATTGATATAGGGGGAGAAAGAGCGGCTGAAATAGCGCTGGCGGTAGTGGCGGAGATGCAGGCGATTAAATATGGACGTGCCGGGGGGTTTCGCATCCTGCAAAGTGAGATAACGGGGAAAGTAGAACGGGATGAGCTTTTTTGATACCGAGAGCGGAACTGAAGGATATATCTGGTTTTATGAGCTAAGAGCCGTAAAGACTGCCGGTATTTGGATGTTTCCCTGGACTATGAATTGTTTGCCTGGAGTAATATTTCATGCTATAATTCCGTTTAGGTAAAGTGTTTAATAATTTACGCCCTCCCTTTACGGAAGGGTTTTGTTTTCTTTAGCATGTTATTTTCGTAGAAACACGGATAAAGCCCCATATAGGCTTTGATATTCGGAATATTGTAAAGATTAGTCCAAAAAAGTGACATTGCTTAAAGCAGTCGGCTTTTTGCATTTTATCAAGTTAAGATTTGCCGTGCTAGATGGGGAGGTAGCGGTGCCCTGTAACCTGCAACCCGCTATAGCAGGGTCGAATTCCTGAGCCGAGGGTCTATCTTGTGAGGTCCGGCTGGAAAAAGTGGCGTTGAAGTTTGGGTCCTTCGCAATGAGAACCTTTGAACCGTGTCAGGTCCGGAAGGAAGCAGCACTAAGAAGTAAATCTCATGTGACGAAGGGAAGCCTGGATGGAGCAAACTACTCCAGTAACGCTCGGAAGGTATTCTCGAGGCCAGGTGCACGGCTTAATATTTATAAAGGGCAGGTTTAAAACCTGTCTTTTTGTTTTATGCTGGTGCAGGGAAAAGGGTTTCAAAAGAGAAAAACTATTATATAGAAGCTATAAATAGAAACTATGATAGAAGCTAGGCAATGAGGAGGGATGAGTCGGTGGCTTATCTGGCATTATACCGGGCCTGGAGACCACGGCGTTTTGCCGAGGTGGTAGGACAGGAGAAAACTGTAACCGCGCTCAGAAACGCTGTTCGTGAGGGAAAGCTAAGCCATGCTTACCTTTTTTCGGGGCCCCGGGGAACAGGGAAGACCAGTATTGCTAAAATAATAGCCAAAGCGGTTAATTGTGAGAACCTGTCCGAGGGTGAACCCTGCAACCAGTGTTCCTCCTGTCAGGATATTAATAATGGCAACTTTATGGATGTAATCGAGATCGATGCGGCTTCTAACCGGGGGATAGATGAGATTCGCGATTTGCGGGAGAAAGTGCGGGTATTGCCGGCTCAAGGGAAAAACAAAGTTTACATTATAGATGAAGTTCATATGCTGACTACGGAAGCCTTTAATGCTTTGCTAAAAACTATCGAAGAACCACCAGACGCAGTTATTTTTATTTTGGCCACCACTGAATCCCACAAGATACCTGCTACCATTCGTTCCCGCTGCCAGGTATATAATTTTCGGAGGTTAACTACGGCCGAGATTACGGAAAGGTTGAGCGATGTTGCCGCCAATGATGGAATAATACTGGAACCGGAAGCACTGCTCTTATTAGCTCGCCGTGCCAACGGTGGCATGAGAGATGCCTTGAGTATGCTGGATCAAATCTATTCCTACAAGGGTAATAATAGCATAAGTAAGCAAGATGTCCTTGAAGTAATGGGACTGGTAGACGATGCGTTCATGGCCCAACTTATTGCTGCCGTACTTTCCCAGGATACGCCATCAATAATCGGAATACTGGGGACGGCCTTCAGCCAGGGCAAGGAGGCTCAGCAGTTGGCGCGGGAAGCGTCTATGTTCCTGCGGGATTTTCTTCTCTATCTCGTAGCAGGGAAAGAAGCCGATTTAGTAGTGGCAGGTGAAGAAAGCCAGGCTTTTTTTGAACAACAAAAAAGCCAAATCAACATGCAGAATCTGCTGCGGGCCCTGCGTATAATGATGGATACCGCAGATAAACTAAGGTTTAGCGAAGGGCAAAAATACTTGCTGGAAATAGCCTTTATGGAGATAGCAACTTTATTTAGTGAAGAAAAAAGTGCTCAACCATCGTTTTTGGAGGAGAAAAAGCCCAAGAAAAAAGCAGACCCGCGAGCAAAAGCTTCTTCAAACGAAGCCCAGGATGCTCTCTGGAACAAAATACTGGCAGCGGTAAAAGAAAAAAAGATTCCCACCCATGCCCTGTTAGTACAGGGAAAGCTGCTGGGAATAAAGGATGATACGGTGTATATCGCTTATAAAAAGGGGTATAAGTTCCACAAAGAACGTATGGAAGAGAGAGGCAACCGGGAAATCCTGGGTCAGGCGCTTAAAGAAATAATGGGCCGGGATATAGAAAGCCAGTTTATTTTTCTGGACGATGACCAGTATAATGATATTATTGTAAAGAAGGCGCTAGAATTTTTTGGAGAAGAACTGGTGGAGATTAAGGATTAAGGAGGATAAAAATAATGAAGTTTAACCCAGGTGGCGGCTCCATGAACAAAATGATTAAACAGGCCAAGCAGGTGCAGGAAAAGATAGTAAAAATGCAGGAGGAATTGCGCGAAAGAGAAATAGAGGCTTCATCCGGGGGTGGCGTAGTTACGGTCAAAGTTAATGGCAAGCAAGAATTAGTATCCATTCAAATAAAACCCGAGGCAGTAGACCCGGATGACCTGGAGATGCTGGAAGACCTGGTCCTGGCAGCGGTAAACGAAGGGATTCGTAAATCGCAGGAGATGGTTTCCAGCGAAATGGCAAAAATAACCGGGGGATTTAATATCCCCGGACTATAGGATATATCAGCCCAAATAGCATGCAGGAGGTTCAACCATGAGATTGGCTCGGCCCTTGGAAAATCTTATCGACCAGCTTTTGAAGCTCCCCGGCATTGGGCCCAAGACAGCCCAAAGGTTAGCTCTCTATATTCTCAAGCTACCCGAAATGGAAGCCCGGCAGCTGGCCCAGGCTATTGTTGACTGTCGGCAAAAAGTCTTTCCCTGTAGCCGTTGCGGTTACCTTACAGATTTTGACCCCTGTCTAATCTGTTCGGATGAAAGCCGGGATAAATCACTAATTTGTATAGGGGAAGAGAGCAGCGATGTTATTGCTATTGAGCGTACGGGCTTTAGAGGACAGTACTTTGTCTTAAATAAGGATTTTAATCTTATGGAGGACAAAGGCCTGGAAGATTTGAATCTAAAACCCCTGGAAGATAGATTGGCTACCGGGGAGATTAAAGAAGTAGTACTGGCATTGAACCCGGACATGGATGGAGAGGTAATGTCCCGCTTCCTGGCGACTGTTGCCGGTAGCTTTGGGGTAAAAGTAACCCGCCTGGCTCACGGTTTACCGGTAGGGGGAGATATCGAATTCGCTGATGAGATAACCCTGCGGCGAGCCTTGGAAGGGCGCAAAGAATTGTAAACATAAAAGACAGGCCCCCGGCATATGATGCTTTAGACAAGTATCTGTTATAGTTCAGGGGGCTTTTTTAGTGAAAATCTGCGCAACTATCTGGGATTGGGCCTGTAATTATTTGGTTCTCAAAGAAGATGACGAGAGTAAAAAGGAGGTCTCTCTAGAGGACATGCTCCAAGATGCCCATAGAGAAGTACAGGAAGCAGAAAACCTCTTTGCTCGGGTGGAAGATGAGGAAATGATAGACTATGCTATATTAAATCTACAGGCAGCAGAAAAGCGCTATAACTACCTGCTAAAAATTATGAAAGAGCAGGGGAAAGCTGAGGAGTCTCTGGAAAGCTAATGAAAAGCCCCTTAAAGATAACCCTTTAAGAGAGGTGAAAATATGGAGTGGGTTAATGTAATTATAGCGGCCCTCTTTTTCCTGGCGATATTATACATAATACTGCAAGTTCTTTTCAAACCAGTGAAGCTATTATGGAAACTGGCCATCAACTCGCTGATGGGCCTGGTTTTATTGCTAATCTCCAATTACATCGGGGCCTATTTTCAATTTGATCTACCGGTTAACATCATTACGGTACTCATTGCGGGTTTCCTGGGCTTGCCTGGAATCATCCTCCTAATATGCTTCCAGCTCCTGGTAAGATAACGAGCCGAAGTATGTTACCGCTTCTTTAAGCAACCGGGCTTCAATCAGAATACAGGCGGCGAGTTCTAATCCCCCCACCTCGTTGCAGCGCTGTGTTGAACTGCTCCGCAGTTTCTTGCGATGCTTAAAAAGATAAAGTAATTTTTAAAGGCCGAAAATCGGCCTTTTATTTTTCAAATAATATTTTAAACAGAAGGGGAAAATACAATTTAAATGATATACTGCTTAAACTTGATGTCACTGCAAAAAGTTATAAATATGCATTAGCGTGCATAAATATACTGTTTAGCTACATTAAAAGCGACCGAAGGGTGTGTAGGGAACGACCCCCGTGTTGTTCCGAATCAGGCTTTGTATATTTATACAACCTTTATGCAAAAAGGGTTTTTGCAGCAGAGTCAAACTTATGAATCTAACGATTCCACTGCAAAAACCCCGTTTTATCGCAGAGGATTGCATAAAGCATTATCGTTAAATATGAGTAACATTTAGCCGTAAAAAGATTAATATTGACGCATAATTCATCAATATCTTATACTTAATTAAACACTTTGCCCACCCTATTCTCTTTTTATCAGGAGGTGTTTTTTTTCACGCAGCAAAACACGGCCAGAATCGTGGAAGCATATGTGGGCGAATATGCCAGTGGCAAAAGCGAAGTGGCCATCAATAGAGCCCTCGAATTAAAAAAACAGGGCCGGGAGGTAACCCTGGTTGATTTGGATACGGTTGAACCATTTTATACCTTAAGAACACTTAAAAACGAGCTGGAGAAAAAAGGGCTTAAAGTGCTGGCTTTTACTCGAGCTCAATCCTTTGGACTGGGTGAAACAGGAGCAATGCTCAACCCGGCAGCCCGATGGGCGCTGAAACAGGAAGGAGATATCATCCTGGATGTGGGTTACGGCGTATTTGGTGCCCAGACCCTCAACCTGGTAGAAGGAGCAAATGAATCTCCGGAACTTAAAGTCATGGCCGTTATAAACTACTCCCGTCCCATGACAGGCAACCGGGAAAGAATAAAAAGTTATATTAAAAACTTGGGTCGGGTTGATGCTATCGTAGCCAATACCCACATGGGGGATGAAAGCACTATAGATTTAACAAAAACAGGAAACCAGGAGATATTTATAGTTGCTGCTGAACTGGGAATCCCGATAGCATATCAGGTGTTGGACGAAAAACTAAAAGATTCCGGGGAAAAAAACTGGGAGATACCAGTAAAATACATAAAAAGGTTTATGCCGACTGCAATATGGTAAAGAACGATAACTCCATTCAAGCTAATAGATATACCTTTTTGCAATCAGCTTTAATTGAACAGGAGGTGTCTTTAATAAATGCCCAAAATTTTTGAAGCAGGAAAAAAAGCATTTATTACTGGAAACGAAGCCGTTGCCTGGGCTGCCCTGGCGGCCGGGGCGGAGATTATGTTTGGATACCCCATTACCCCGCAAAACGAAGTAATGCACTATTGGACCCGTCTGGCCCCTGAGTATGGGAAAGGCTTCCTGCAGACGGAAGATGAACTATCCGCCGGTTTTACAGTGTGCGGAGCCGTCCAAAGCGGCAAAAAAGCTTTTACCGCGACAGCAGGACCAGGTAATGTTTTGATGCAAGAGCCCTTTGGCATGGCTGAAGCTATGCGTCTTCCGCTCTTTGCTGTAATCCAACAGCGAGGAGGTCCTTCTTCCGGTACCGTGGTTTATTCACAGCAGGAAGTAACATTGACTACTTATGGTGGAAATGGCGAAGGGCACCGTATCGTATATTCAACCGCCACACACCAGGAAATTTACGACTATACCATAAAAGGATTTAATACTGCTTGGAAATACCGCTTTCCTACCTTCTTGCTAGGAGATGGTTACCAGGCTAAGATGCGTGAACCCCTGGAGATGTATAACCCGGAAGATCGCGGGATAGAAATGGTTAAAACCTATCCATTAGTAGGACTGCAGGGGAAAATTGGAGAAGACCGGGAACCCCAGCACCTCTGCAATATTTACAGCCTGGAAGAGGAACTGTATGAAGTGGTGTTGAAATTCGCCGCCGAGTATGAAGCAATCACCCCGGAATTGGTCGAATACGAAGAAAAAGAATGCGAAGATGCCGAGATTATTATTCTTTCCCATGGAGTAGTTTCCCGGGCGGCGGACGATGCGGTTAAGATCCTAAGAGCCCAGGGCATAAAAGCCGGCTATTTCCGGCCGATTACTTTAAGACCCTTCCCCCAGAAGCAATTGCGTGAAGCCATTAACCGTAAGCCGGCTCGAAAGCTTTTAATAGCTGAATCAGCTTACGGACAATTAGATAGACTTACCAAACAGGAAATCTATGGAGAAACCGTGGCTATTGAAAACCTCTTTATGCCCGGAGTAGGAATAATAGATTATGACATTATAAATAAAGTAAAAAGCATCATGTAGGAGAAGGAGGCCAAGCATAAATGGGAATGATAGCACCAGCAATACCTAAGTCCTGGTATCTGCCTTCAAAACCCCACAAATTTTGTCCCGGCTGTGGGCATGGGATTGTCTTGAAGGCCCTGGGTGAAACCATAGATGAATTAGAAATACAAGACCAGGTGGTTTTCGGCTGTGACATCGGCTGTTCGCTTTTGTCCTGGAACTTTTTTGCCTGTGATAGCACCCAAACCCATCACGGCAGAACCACCCCGGTTATGGTAGGAATAAAACGCTCCCGTCCGGAGTTGATAACTATAGGATATATGGGCGATGGGGGAGGATATTCCATAGGTTCGCAGCACCTGCTGAATTCGGCTGTTCGCAATGAAAAAGTAACCCTTATCCTGGTAAACAATACTAATTACGGCATGACCGGCGGACAGATGGCCCCTACCACCTTGCCTGGACAGAAAACAGAAACCAGTCCGTTTGGTCGCGATGTAGATTTAACGGGATACCCCACCCGGGGACCGGAGTTTATTGCTGAACTAACTCCTGATAGCGCTTATGTGGCCCGGGCTACTGTTTCCAAATATAAGCAATTGCGCCGCTTCTTAAGAAATGCACTGAGAAACCAGATGGAAGGAAACGGATTCTCCTTTGTAGAGGTTCTTTCTACCTGTCCTACCAACTGGAGAACCAATGCCCAGCAGACCTGGCACTTCTTGGAGGATGAAATGGAGCAGTATTTCCCCATTGGGGAAATAAAAACCCCGTTTGGAAAGGGGGATAAATAGATGTCGTTGATTAAAATTGCCCTGGCTGGTGAAGGCGGGCAGGGAGTGCAATCCGTTGCAGAAATACTGGCAGAAGCAGCTTATAACGAAAACAAACAGACCATTTATATCCCCAACTTTGGCCTGGAGCAGCGAGGTGGCGTCTCTATAGCTTTCATACAGGTAAGTGATGAGAGAATAGGTGCCCCCAAGTTTAACAAAGCGGATGTAGTAGTGGCCTTGAGCGAACGGGCGATTGGAAGAACCGCGATATATTCCGATATTAATACCCTGTATGTTTACGATTCCGGCTTTATGGCCAAGCCCGAGGATTTACCCCGTGAGGCCAGGAAAATTATTGGCATTCCAGCAGTTGATACCGCCAACCGGCAATTGCATCCCAAGGTCTTCAACATTATAATAATGGGGACAGTTATCGGGCTTACCAATGTCGTTAGTTTTGAAGCAGCCAAAGAAGCCCTGGAGAGCAAATTGGCTTATAAATTTGAGAAGAACCCTGATTTGAGAGAATTGAATTTCAAGGCTCTGGCTATTGGTAAGGAGATGGCGGAGCAGTCGCTTAAGGAAGGGGTGGGAAACAATGCCTAAAGAAATGGAAGCTATCTCAACCAAGATGGAGAAAGCAATATTTCATATATTCCCAGATTATTGTAAAGGCTGCGGGCTTTGTAAAGAAAAATGCCCTAATCAGACTTTAGTTTGGTCGGAGAAGCTAGGGGTTTATGGTACTCCTGCAGTGAAACCCAAAGATGAAGATAGTTGCATAGCTTGCATGATATGTGAGATGGTCTGTCCTGACTGCGCCATATATATAGAAAGGCTCCGGAAGAAAAAAGCCGTAGGATAGCAAAGAACCTTGTCAGATATAAACTGATATGCTAGAATTAATAAGTACTTCGGAAATAATCGAAGTACTTATTTTGTGTCATGCTAAAAAGCCGACAATATTTCTTGACAGAGCAAAAGTGGCATGATATTATAATTCTTGCGCGCAAGCGGGAAGCTTGGAAGTGCAAAGTTCTTGATAAAACTGAACAGCAAGACTAGAAGTGCGAAAAAGTTAGGAAAGTCAAAAGATGACTTAACTAACGGCTCAACGAGAAAAAAGCCAGACGATGGCTAGGATAGACTTTTATTGGAGAGTTTGATCCTGGCTCAGGACGAACGCTGGCGGCGTGCCTAACACATGCAAGTCGAACGGACTAATGTTTGACACTGATTGTTTTCGAGCGGAAGCAAAAGGCCAAGTGCCTAACACCCATAGCAAAGCGAAGAGAGAACAGTGAGTGTCGAACATTAGTTAGTGGCGGACGGGTGAGTAACGCGTGGGCAACCTACCCATAAGCGGGGGATAACAGTTGGAAACGGCTGCTAATACCGCATAAGCTGTACAATACGCATGTTAAGTACAGTAAAGATGGCCTCTTAACAAAGCTATCACTTATGGATGGGCCCGCGTCTGATTAGCTAGTTGGTAGGGTAGCGGCCTACCAAGGCAACGATCAGTAGCCGGCCTGAGAGGGTGGACGGCCACACTGGGACTGAGACACGGCCCAGACTCCTACGGGAGGC
It encodes the following:
- a CDS encoding YbaB/EbfC family nucleoid-associated protein, giving the protein MKFNPGGGSMNKMIKQAKQVQEKIVKMQEELREREIEASSGGGVVTVKVNGKQELVSIQIKPEAVDPDDLEMLEDLVLAAVNEGIRKSQEMVSSEMAKITGGFNIPGL
- the recR gene encoding recombination mediator RecR translates to MRLARPLENLIDQLLKLPGIGPKTAQRLALYILKLPEMEARQLAQAIVDCRQKVFPCSRCGYLTDFDPCLICSDESRDKSLICIGEESSDVIAIERTGFRGQYFVLNKDFNLMEDKGLEDLNLKPLEDRLATGEIKEVVLALNPDMDGEVMSRFLATVAGSFGVKVTRLAHGLPVGGDIEFADEITLRRALEGRKEL
- a CDS encoding DUF2508 family protein codes for the protein MKICATIWDWACNYLVLKEDDESKKEVSLEDMLQDAHREVQEAENLFARVEDEEMIDYAILNLQAAEKRYNYLLKIMKEQGKAEESLES
- a CDS encoding pro-sigmaK processing inhibitor BofA family protein, with product MEWVNVIIAALFFLAILYIILQVLFKPVKLLWKLAINSLMGLVLLLISNYIGAYFQFDLPVNIITVLIAGFLGLPGIILLICFQLLVR
- a CDS encoding keto/oxoacid ferredoxin oxidoreductase subunit alpha: MPKIFEAGKKAFITGNEAVAWAALAAGAEIMFGYPITPQNEVMHYWTRLAPEYGKGFLQTEDELSAGFTVCGAVQSGKKAFTATAGPGNVLMQEPFGMAEAMRLPLFAVIQQRGGPSSGTVVYSQQEVTLTTYGGNGEGHRIVYSTATHQEIYDYTIKGFNTAWKYRFPTFLLGDGYQAKMREPLEMYNPEDRGIEMVKTYPLVGLQGKIGEDREPQHLCNIYSLEEELYEVVLKFAAEYEAITPELVEYEEKECEDAEIIILSHGVVSRAADDAVKILRAQGIKAGYFRPITLRPFPQKQLREAINRKPARKLLIAESAYGQLDRLTKQEIYGETVAIENLFMPGVGIIDYDIINKVKSIM
- a CDS encoding thiamine pyrophosphate-dependent enzyme; translated protein: MGMIAPAIPKSWYLPSKPHKFCPGCGHGIVLKALGETIDELEIQDQVVFGCDIGCSLLSWNFFACDSTQTHHGRTTPVMVGIKRSRPELITIGYMGDGGGYSIGSQHLLNSAVRNEKVTLILVNNTNYGMTGGQMAPTTLPGQKTETSPFGRDVDLTGYPTRGPEFIAELTPDSAYVARATVSKYKQLRRFLRNALRNQMEGNGFSFVEVLSTCPTNWRTNAQQTWHFLEDEMEQYFPIGEIKTPFGKGDK
- a CDS encoding 2-oxoacid:acceptor oxidoreductase family protein, producing the protein MSLIKIALAGEGGQGVQSVAEILAEAAYNENKQTIYIPNFGLEQRGGVSIAFIQVSDERIGAPKFNKADVVVALSERAIGRTAIYSDINTLYVYDSGFMAKPEDLPREARKIIGIPAVDTANRQLHPKVFNIIIMGTVIGLTNVVSFEAAKEALESKLAYKFEKNPDLRELNFKALAIGKEMAEQSLKEGVGNNA
- a CDS encoding 4Fe-4S dicluster domain-containing protein translates to MPKEMEAISTKMEKAIFHIFPDYCKGCGLCKEKCPNQTLVWSEKLGVYGTPAVKPKDEDSCIACMICEMVCPDCAIYIERLRKKKAVG